The Nocardia arthritidis genome has a window encoding:
- a CDS encoding serine hydrolase domain-containing protein yields MSAALTIHGEVATGYGPVADAFRRNFQRHGEIGAAVAVFDGDRPVVDLWAGHRDRRRTVPWERDTIVPVFSSTKGMAAFVLATLVSRGLLDYERPVAEYWPEFAAEGKAAVTVRQLIDHQAGLSGLDTVVKLPQIADLDGLAKILAAQRPAWRPGTRHGYHAITLGLYQGELVRRVDPEKRTLGRFFAEEIAKPLGLDFFIGLPADEPMDRIAVLSATKGVDILRYERDLPLRIGIDVYRKRGHSYAALTNPRTGAPARATRREFLEVELPGSNGVGNARSLARVYGAAAARTGALPIDNAVLDRLAVGDTADDVPADDLVLHMKSRYHLGFRKSRGTFRFGSDKRAYGTTGLGGSFGFADPATGLGFGYSMNRLGMAVLDDVRSRNLRAALLRCRG; encoded by the coding sequence ATGAGCGCAGCACTCACCATCCACGGCGAGGTGGCCACCGGTTACGGTCCCGTCGCCGATGCCTTCCGGCGCAATTTCCAGCGGCACGGCGAGATCGGCGCGGCCGTCGCGGTTTTCGACGGCGACCGGCCCGTCGTCGATCTCTGGGCCGGTCATCGAGACCGGCGGCGCACAGTGCCGTGGGAGCGGGACACCATCGTTCCGGTGTTCTCCTCGACGAAGGGGATGGCGGCGTTCGTGCTCGCGACCCTGGTGTCGCGCGGCCTGCTGGATTACGAGCGGCCGGTGGCCGAATACTGGCCCGAATTCGCGGCGGAAGGCAAAGCCGCGGTGACGGTGCGGCAGTTGATCGACCACCAGGCCGGACTGTCCGGATTGGACACCGTAGTGAAGCTGCCGCAGATCGCCGACCTGGACGGACTGGCGAAGATCTTGGCCGCGCAGCGGCCCGCATGGCGGCCCGGCACCCGGCACGGCTATCACGCCATCACCCTCGGCCTGTATCAGGGCGAGTTGGTGCGCCGCGTCGACCCCGAGAAACGAACGCTCGGGCGGTTTTTCGCGGAGGAGATCGCGAAACCCCTAGGCCTGGACTTCTTCATCGGCTTGCCCGCCGACGAGCCGATGGACCGGATCGCGGTGCTCTCGGCCACCAAGGGCGTCGACATTCTCCGTTACGAGCGCGACCTGCCGCTGCGAATCGGTATCGATGTCTACCGTAAGCGCGGGCATTCGTATGCGGCGCTTACCAATCCACGCACCGGCGCACCTGCCCGGGCCACCCGTCGCGAATTCCTCGAAGTGGAGTTGCCGGGTTCCAACGGCGTCGGCAACGCCAGATCCCTCGCCCGGGTCTACGGTGCCGCCGCGGCGCGCACCGGTGCGCTGCCGATCGACAACGCGGTGCTCGACCGGCTCGCCGTCGGCGACACCGCGGACGACGTGCCCGCCGATGACCTTGTGTTGCATATGAAGAGCCGCTACCACCTCGGTTTCCGCAAGTCCCGCGGCACCTTCCGCTTCGGCTCGGACAAACGGGCCTACGGCACAACGGGACTCGGCGGCTCCTTCGGCTTCGCCGATCCGGCGACGGGTCTCGGCTTCGGCTATTCGATGAACCGCCTCGGCATGGCCGTACTCGACGACGTGCGCAGCAGGAATCTGCGCGCGGCGCTACTGCGCTGCCGGGGCTGA
- a CDS encoding FAD-binding and (Fe-S)-binding domain-containing protein, whose protein sequence is MTSNTTAERLERALRETISGEVAFDEYTRHLFSRDASMYSIMPMGVVFPRDADDVAAAVRAAGTEGVPIVARGAGTSLAGQTVGSGLVLDMSRHMNRIIDIDPVARTALVEAGVVQDQLNRAAAAHGLMFGPDTSTSNRATIGGMIGNNSAGSGSLTYGMTIDHVRALDAVLADGSRVRLAPVDEAELERRAHRPTLEGRIYQALPDLISANEQIIEAGMPVFWRRAGGYRLDRLAGFGADRPFDLAKFVVGAEGTLLIVTHALVDLVPKPAHTVYAVGHFADAISAIEATTDALSCEPHQVELMDKTILDLSRQKIEYASLGEILVGDPGALLFVSFSGDDETELIAKLDRLDELWRRDGHGYHTLRAVTPADQTALLKVRKSSLGLLMAAGEGTRRPLAFVEDTAVEPRHLAEYTKRFKEILDAHKLAAGFYGHCSVGCLHIRPFVDLTDPDQVVKMRTVAEAIKDLVAEYGGVNSSEHGDGLARSEFNPGIFGDELYEAMRKVKRLFDPGNIMNPGKIVDAPPMTEHLRDRDALPPAPPIATKLTFEVVGGMRGAADRCMNIGLCRKAGPGVMCPSYIATKNEEHATRGRANALVKALSEPDPHTALGDERLHDILDLCLMCKACKSECPMSVDMASLKAEALAHHHEIHGTPLRAKVFGSIRLLNRLGSATAPLSNLPGRIGPVRRIMDRTLGITDARPLPVYQRRNLIRWFRHRSAAPATSLGTVNWLADSFSTYTEPRIGIAAIELLERAGWRVDLAAGGCCGRSSMSKGLLDDARKKAAGLIDSLANTEPGSPIVGCEPSCLFMLRDEHAALLPDTAAVRAVADRVRQVEELLIEAIDAGRLRLRADSPLAGKRIVFHGHCHQKAEVGTAATMALLRRIPGARVEEIDSGCCGMAGSFGFESEHYQMSMNVGGDRLFPALAAEPADTVVAATGVSCRQQIFHGAGRTAWHPVELIRDALAE, encoded by the coding sequence ATGACATCGAATACGACCGCCGAGCGCCTGGAGCGGGCGCTCCGCGAAACCATAAGCGGCGAGGTCGCTTTCGACGAATACACCCGTCACCTCTTCTCCCGCGACGCCAGCATGTACTCGATCATGCCGATGGGCGTGGTATTTCCCCGCGATGCCGACGATGTCGCCGCGGCGGTGCGGGCCGCGGGCACCGAGGGCGTGCCGATCGTCGCGCGCGGCGCGGGCACCAGCCTGGCGGGCCAGACCGTCGGCTCCGGGCTGGTACTCGATATGTCCCGGCACATGAACCGGATCATCGACATAGATCCGGTGGCCCGCACCGCGCTCGTCGAGGCCGGGGTGGTGCAGGATCAGCTGAACCGGGCCGCCGCCGCGCACGGGCTGATGTTCGGCCCGGACACCTCGACCAGCAATCGGGCCACCATCGGCGGGATGATCGGCAACAACTCCGCGGGCAGCGGCTCGCTCACCTACGGCATGACCATCGATCATGTCCGCGCGCTGGACGCGGTGCTCGCCGACGGCTCGCGCGTGCGGCTGGCGCCGGTCGACGAGGCCGAGCTTGAACGTCGCGCGCACCGGCCGACCTTGGAAGGCCGTATCTACCAAGCACTTCCGGATCTGATCAGCGCGAACGAACAGATCATCGAAGCCGGGATGCCCGTGTTCTGGCGGCGGGCGGGCGGCTACCGGCTCGACAGGCTGGCGGGTTTCGGCGCGGACCGCCCGTTCGACCTGGCCAAGTTCGTGGTCGGCGCGGAGGGCACGCTGCTGATCGTCACGCACGCGCTGGTCGATCTGGTGCCCAAGCCCGCGCACACGGTGTACGCGGTCGGCCATTTCGCCGACGCCATCAGCGCCATCGAGGCCACCACCGATGCGCTGAGCTGCGAACCGCATCAGGTCGAGCTGATGGATAAAACGATCCTCGACCTGTCCCGGCAGAAGATCGAATATGCCTCGCTCGGCGAAATTCTCGTCGGCGATCCCGGTGCGCTGCTTTTCGTTTCGTTCTCCGGCGACGACGAGACCGAGCTGATCGCGAAACTGGACCGGCTCGATGAACTGTGGCGGCGCGACGGGCACGGGTATCACACCCTGCGCGCGGTGACCCCTGCCGATCAGACCGCACTGTTGAAGGTCCGTAAATCAAGCCTCGGCCTGCTGATGGCCGCGGGCGAGGGCACCCGCCGCCCGCTCGCCTTCGTGGAGGACACCGCCGTCGAGCCGAGGCACCTTGCCGAATACACCAAGCGGTTCAAGGAGATTCTGGACGCGCACAAGCTGGCGGCCGGATTCTACGGCCACTGTTCGGTGGGCTGCCTGCACATCCGACCGTTCGTCGATCTCACCGATCCGGATCAGGTGGTGAAGATGCGCACGGTCGCCGAGGCGATCAAGGATCTGGTCGCCGAATACGGCGGGGTGAACTCGAGCGAACACGGCGACGGCCTGGCCCGCAGCGAATTCAATCCGGGCATCTTCGGCGACGAACTGTACGAGGCGATGCGAAAGGTCAAGCGGCTCTTCGATCCCGGCAACATCATGAATCCGGGCAAGATCGTCGACGCGCCGCCGATGACCGAGCATCTGCGCGACCGCGACGCGCTGCCGCCCGCACCGCCCATCGCGACGAAGCTGACGTTCGAGGTGGTCGGCGGTATGCGCGGCGCGGCGGACCGCTGCATGAATATCGGCCTGTGCCGCAAGGCCGGTCCCGGCGTGATGTGCCCGTCGTATATCGCGACGAAGAACGAGGAGCACGCCACCCGCGGCCGAGCCAACGCGCTGGTGAAAGCGCTGTCCGAACCGGATCCGCATACCGCGCTCGGCGACGAGCGGCTGCACGACATCCTCGATCTGTGCCTGATGTGCAAGGCATGCAAGAGCGAATGCCCGATGAGCGTAGACATGGCTTCGCTGAAGGCCGAAGCTCTGGCGCACCATCACGAAATCCACGGAACACCCTTGCGCGCAAAGGTTTTCGGATCCATTCGGCTGCTCAACCGGCTCGGTTCGGCGACCGCGCCGCTGTCCAACCTGCCCGGCCGGATCGGCCCGGTGCGCCGCATCATGGACCGCACGCTCGGCATCACGGACGCCCGCCCATTGCCGGTCTACCAGCGGCGCAACCTGATTCGCTGGTTCCGCCACCGAAGTGCCGCGCCCGCAACGTCACTGGGCACCGTCAACTGGCTCGCCGATTCGTTCAGCACCTATACCGAGCCGCGGATCGGCATCGCGGCCATCGAACTGCTCGAGCGCGCCGGATGGCGGGTCGATCTGGCCGCAGGCGGCTGCTGCGGCCGATCGAGCATGTCCAAGGGCCTACTCGATGACGCGCGGAAAAAGGCTGCGGGACTTATCGATTCGCTCGCGAACACCGAACCAGGCTCACCGATCGTCGGCTGCGAACCCTCATGCCTGTTCATGCTGCGCGACGAGCACGCGGCGCTGCTGCCCGACACGGCGGCGGTGCGAGCGGTCGCGGACCGGGTGCGGCAGGTGGAGGAACTGCTGATCGAGGCGATCGACGCCGGGCGGCTACGCCTGCGTGCCGATTCACCGCTCGCGGGCAAGCGGATCGTCTTCCACGGCCACTGCCATCAGAAGGCGGAGGTGGGCACGGCCGCGACCATGGCGCTGCTGCGGCGGATTCCGGGTGCGCGCGTCGAGGAGATCGATTCCGGTTGCTGCGGTATGGCCGGCTCGTTCGGCTTCGAATCGGAGCACTACCAGATGTCGATGAACGTCGGCGGCGACCGGCTCTTCCCGGCGCTGGCCGCCGAGCCCGCGGACACCGTCGTCGCCGCGACCGGAGTTTCCTGCCGCCAGCAGATCTTTCACGGCGCGGGCCGCACCGCATGGCATCCGGTCGAGCTGATCCGCGACGCGCTCGCCGAGTAG
- a CDS encoding MFS transporter gives MIERTSPVRRLSEMKRWTYILPIVVFIYVICYIDRTNISFALPHLETDLHLSKSQQGLASGIFFWGYLLLQIPGGYIAERWSARQWIAILMVLWSIAAMASGLTHSVGQLLIARFLLGVAEGGVQPALMTTIRSWFPFAERGRAYAIFKLYTPIAAIVAAPFSGVILTYLDWRWMFLIQGGAPLVVGLIAWLAVVRDTPAKAGWLSQAERDYIERSRLAEGEPLQHRGTFKAALTSPIVWQFAMIYTLTQMGLLGLTLWLPSVLKKAFHTDMKVGLVAILPQLAAGVAIILVGRSADRRGGHIAHMSLVLATAAAILGGASLISAQQKWLVLAAMIFGTAASIAWYGPFWATVTKLTPVAAAGAGMGLINGVGNLGSFFGPYLGGWLSDLSGGGYALTQAFFGAVFGVAALLVLTLRKRLRAATSTSATQPQPEAAERSAYPDGATVESKSVVPHDQSETDAARLG, from the coding sequence TTGATCGAGCGGACTTCCCCCGTCCGGCGCCTGTCCGAAATGAAGCGCTGGACCTACATTTTGCCGATCGTCGTATTCATCTACGTCATCTGTTACATCGACCGGACCAATATCAGTTTCGCGCTGCCCCACCTCGAAACCGATTTGCATCTCAGCAAGTCCCAGCAGGGCCTGGCGAGCGGAATCTTCTTCTGGGGCTACCTATTACTGCAGATCCCCGGCGGTTACATCGCCGAACGCTGGAGCGCGCGCCAGTGGATCGCCATCCTGATGGTGCTGTGGAGCATCGCCGCCATGGCATCGGGCCTCACCCACTCCGTCGGCCAGCTGCTGATCGCGCGCTTCCTGCTCGGCGTCGCCGAGGGCGGTGTGCAGCCCGCGCTGATGACGACCATCCGGTCGTGGTTCCCGTTCGCCGAAAGGGGCAGGGCCTACGCGATTTTCAAGCTCTACACGCCGATCGCGGCGATCGTGGCGGCACCGTTCTCCGGTGTCATCCTCACCTATCTGGACTGGCGCTGGATGTTCCTGATCCAGGGCGGCGCCCCGCTGGTGGTCGGGCTGATCGCCTGGCTTGCGGTGGTGCGCGACACCCCGGCCAAGGCGGGCTGGCTCTCCCAGGCCGAACGCGACTACATCGAGCGATCCCGGCTGGCCGAGGGTGAGCCGCTGCAGCATCGCGGCACCTTCAAGGCGGCCCTGACCAGCCCGATCGTCTGGCAGTTCGCGATGATCTACACCCTGACGCAGATGGGTCTGCTCGGCCTGACGCTATGGCTGCCGAGCGTGCTCAAAAAGGCATTCCACACCGACATGAAGGTGGGTCTCGTCGCGATACTGCCGCAGTTGGCCGCGGGCGTCGCCATCATCCTCGTCGGCCGTTCGGCGGACCGCCGGGGCGGACATATCGCACACATGTCGCTGGTGCTCGCGACCGCGGCGGCGATCCTCGGCGGCGCGAGTTTGATTTCGGCACAGCAGAAGTGGCTGGTGCTCGCGGCGATGATCTTCGGCACCGCCGCGTCGATCGCCTGGTACGGACCGTTCTGGGCCACGGTCACCAAACTCACCCCGGTCGCCGCCGCGGGCGCGGGCATGGGCCTGATCAACGGGGTCGGCAACCTGGGCAGTTTCTTCGGGCCCTATCTCGGCGGTTGGCTCAGCGACCTCAGCGGCGGTGGTTACGCGCTCACGCAAGCGTTCTTCGGCGCGGTATTCGGGGTGGCCGCACTCCTCGTGCTGACGTTGCGAAAACGATTGCGCGCGGCAACAAGCACTTCAGCGACCCAGCCGCAACCGGAGGCCGCCGAACGATCCGCTTACCCCGATGGCGCAACTGTTGAAAGCAAATCGGTTGTACCGCACGACCAATCGGAAACGGATGCCGCTCGGCTCGGCTGA